One Gossypium hirsutum isolate 1008001.06 chromosome A11, Gossypium_hirsutum_v2.1, whole genome shotgun sequence genomic window carries:
- the LOC107896533 gene encoding NEDD8-conjugating enzyme Ubc12 has product MIRLFKVKEKQRELAENANGGAPTKKQSPGELRLHKDISELNLPKSCAITFPNGKDNLMNFEVSIRPDEGYYFGGTFLFSFQVSPVYPHEAPKVKCKTKVYHPNIDLEGNVCLNILREDWKPVLNINTIIYGLYHLFTEPNYEDPLNHEAAAVLRDNPKMFESNVRRAMSGGYVGQTFFPRCV; this is encoded by the exons ATGATTCGGCtgtttaaagtaaaggaaaagcAGAGAGAACTTGCTGAAAATGCAAATGGGGGAGCTCCTACTAAAAAGCAAAGTCCAGGAGAGTTGCGTTTGCACAAAG ATATTTCTGAGCTTAACCTACCCAAATCTTGTGCTATAACATTTCCAAATGGAAAGGATAACCTGATGAATTTTGAGGTTTCAATTCGCCCCGATGAAGGATATTATTT CGGTGGCACATTTTTATTCTCCTTTCAAGTTTCTCCCGTCTATCCACATGAGGCACCCAAAGTTAAGTGCAAGACCAAG GTCTACCATCCAAATATTGATTTGGAAGGAAATGTTTGCCTTAACATCTTACGTGAAGATTGGAAACCGGTGCTCAATATAAACACTATAATCTATGGTTTATATCATCTTTTCACG GAACCGAATTATGAGGATCCCCTCAATCATGAAGCTGCTGCAGTGTTGAGGGATAATCCAAAGATGTTTGAATCCAATGTGAGGAGGGCTATGTCTGGCGGGTATGTTGGGCAAACCTTTTTCCCACGGTGTGTCTAG